From Pontibacter actiniarum, a single genomic window includes:
- a CDS encoding heavy-metal-associated domain-containing protein, translating into MKELQFKTNINCGGCVSKVTPALNATEGVCDWSVDTASRNKVLTVKTDSLSASEVIATVEQADFKAEAL; encoded by the coding sequence ATGAAAGAGCTACAATTCAAAACCAACATCAACTGCGGTGGCTGTGTGTCTAAAGTAACACCGGCGCTCAATGCCACCGAAGGCGTGTGCGATTGGAGCGTGGATACCGCCAGCCGCAACAAAGTGCTCACCGTCAAAACCGACTCCCTTTCTGCCAGTGAGGTAATTGCCACAGTAGAGCAGGCCGACTTTAAGGCAGAGGCGCTGTAA
- a CDS encoding GIY-YIG nuclease family protein, translated as MSRPEFDNPGVYCLKGTPGSDSFEERIYIGEAENVGVRIKQHIADSKKDFNELIFFISKDELLTKTQIRYLESRLVQLAIEAKSAEIDNGNFPALPTLHEADISDMEYFLDQVKLILPIMGFKFLISTTIKPNEKIDHVDTTEQNVIYKIRSNIFKAEMYENEKGFIVVSGSQAKKELSSSITETYKALRQKLIDTNVLVDRGSHYEFTADTIFSSPSAAANMILGRQSNGLIEWVNSQNKTYKEINTFSQ; from the coding sequence TTGTCACGACCAGAGTTTGACAATCCAGGAGTTTATTGCTTGAAGGGTACACCAGGTTCAGACAGTTTTGAAGAGAGAATATATATAGGTGAAGCTGAAAATGTTGGAGTTAGGATTAAGCAACATATTGCAGACTCAAAAAAAGATTTTAATGAATTAATCTTCTTTATCAGTAAAGATGAGCTTTTAACAAAAACACAGATCAGGTATTTGGAATCAAGACTTGTTCAGCTTGCAATTGAAGCAAAATCAGCAGAAATAGATAATGGCAATTTCCCTGCATTACCGACACTTCATGAAGCTGATATTTCTGACATGGAATATTTCCTCGACCAGGTTAAACTCATACTCCCAATCATGGGTTTTAAGTTTTTGATCTCAACTACAATAAAACCTAATGAAAAGATTGATCATGTAGATACCACCGAACAGAATGTAATTTATAAAATAAGGTCAAACATCTTTAAGGCAGAAATGTATGAAAATGAGAAGGGATTTATAGTTGTTAGTGGCTCTCAAGCAAAAAAGGAATTATCAAGTTCTATTACTGAAACCTACAAAGCATTGAGACAAAAGTTAATAGATACAAATGTATTAGTAGACAGAGGCTCTCATTACGAATTTACTGCGGATACAATTTTTTCAAGCCCAAGTGCGGCAGCTAATATGATTCTCGGTAGACAATCTAATGGACTTATTGAATGGGTAAATTCTCAGAATAAGACCTATAAAGAAATAAATACATTTAGCCAATAA
- the wrbA gene encoding NAD(P)H:quinone oxidoreductase, giving the protein MIKDETTVLVLFHSNGGTTYKLAKAIAKGIERQDGVKAVLRQVPHICQSEEVRRHAFASVPYATPEELGQYDGLAFGSAIHFGNMTADMRLFLDGTLGLWAQRKLEGVPATVFMAAGGGAGREAALLSFWSTLAVHGMVLVPTGMMGAAEVDKTLPQGNTVFGTTALAAMLGTERPSESELYVAALQGEALAKVAKALAPLRRQDAAPASAANVQEASINRPEQRVQELKLELPELPNPVGNYTPYSRSGNLVFINQVALKEGKVLYPGVIGEDLTIAEAKEATHQTMLNVLAVLREATDGDLSRVKQVVQLTGYLNTPPGYTQHAEVMNVASDLAVAVFGEKGKHARAAIGASSIPVNSPVEIQAVFEVE; this is encoded by the coding sequence ATGATAAAAGACGAAACCACAGTACTTGTGCTGTTCCACTCCAATGGCGGCACTACCTACAAACTGGCAAAGGCGATAGCCAAAGGCATTGAGAGGCAGGATGGCGTAAAGGCTGTGCTCCGGCAGGTGCCGCACATCTGCCAAAGCGAAGAGGTGCGGCGGCACGCTTTTGCATCCGTTCCCTACGCTACCCCTGAGGAGCTGGGGCAATACGATGGCCTTGCGTTTGGTTCGGCGATCCATTTCGGTAACATGACCGCGGATATGCGCCTGTTCCTCGACGGCACGCTTGGCCTCTGGGCACAGCGCAAGCTGGAAGGCGTGCCTGCTACGGTGTTTATGGCTGCAGGTGGCGGGGCTGGTAGAGAGGCGGCCCTTCTTTCGTTCTGGTCTACGCTGGCAGTGCACGGCATGGTGCTGGTACCAACAGGTATGATGGGAGCTGCTGAAGTAGACAAAACCTTGCCGCAGGGCAACACGGTGTTCGGCACTACGGCCCTGGCCGCTATGTTGGGCACGGAGCGCCCCTCAGAAAGTGAGTTGTACGTTGCAGCGCTACAGGGGGAGGCGCTGGCAAAAGTAGCCAAAGCGCTCGCGCCCTTACGCCGGCAGGATGCAGCTCCGGCCTCAGCCGCTAACGTACAGGAGGCAAGTATAAACAGGCCAGAGCAACGGGTGCAGGAGCTGAAGCTAGAGCTACCCGAACTGCCGAACCCGGTGGGCAACTATACGCCGTATTCCAGGTCCGGTAACCTTGTATTTATTAACCAGGTGGCCCTGAAGGAGGGGAAGGTGTTGTACCCGGGCGTTATTGGGGAAGACCTTACCATAGCTGAAGCCAAAGAAGCGACCCACCAGACCATGCTCAATGTGCTGGCCGTGTTAAGGGAGGCGACCGACGGCGACCTTAGCCGTGTAAAACAGGTGGTGCAGTTAACGGGCTACCTAAACACCCCGCCCGGCTACACCCAACATGCCGAGGTAATGAATGTTGCCTCTGATCTGGCCGTAGCTGTATTCGGGGAGAAGGGGAAACACGCCCGCGCTGCAATCGGCGCCTCGTCTATACCTGTGAACTCACCGGTGGAGATTCAGGCGGTGTTTGAGGTGGAGTAG
- a CDS encoding CPBP family intramembrane glutamic endopeptidase encodes MILEGSGVFIGALLTILFLKKNRKVETTLLGTSKLKSLVMAVIPIIILTSIGVKNVFELDSHLYGFIAVIGTLLYCIMEEYGWRGYLQEELKTLQPWKKYLIIGFTWYLWHLTFLTKATVGDNLFFLAMMLLGSWGIGQVAELTKSVLASACFHLIIQIMMFNALIKNGINGTDKLIVLSVSIVLWILIMKKWKNENTIANPVYN; translated from the coding sequence ATGATTCTTGAAGGCAGTGGTGTTTTTATAGGTGCATTGCTTACTATTTTATTTTTGAAAAAAAACAGAAAAGTTGAGACAACACTTTTAGGAACATCAAAATTAAAAAGCTTGGTAATGGCTGTCATCCCGATTATAATTTTAACATCAATTGGAGTAAAAAATGTATTTGAACTGGACTCTCATCTCTATGGGTTTATAGCTGTAATCGGGACGTTACTGTATTGCATAATGGAAGAATATGGATGGCGGGGTTATTTACAAGAAGAATTGAAAACGTTACAACCCTGGAAAAAATATCTGATAATTGGATTTACTTGGTACTTGTGGCATTTAACCTTTTTAACGAAAGCAACTGTCGGAGACAATCTTTTCTTTTTAGCAATGATGCTTTTAGGGAGCTGGGGAATCGGACAGGTAGCGGAATTGACAAAGTCAGTTTTAGCTAGTGCTTGTTTTCACCTGATTATCCAAATTATGATGTTCAATGCATTGATCAAAAACGGAATTAACGGAACCGATAAACTGATAGTTTTAAGTGTTTCAATCGTTCTATGGATTTTGATTATGAAGAAATGGAAAAACGAGAATACCATTGCTAACCCCGTGTATAATTAA
- a CDS encoding helix-turn-helix domain-containing protein: MIYREFVPNSMIHDYVKCYWQFDNSTNKEFEFTILPDGCFDLIISLDNHSVQSISLTGLWTKQIDVLIAPNTFLFAVRFKLLAAEYLLQLTISKLLNTELVLQNDFWQLDSLHFKDKEAVVEVLNNLLLSKLGNGKGIDSRKQNLFNLLYDSNGNLTVEEYSKNVSWPSRQINRYFNERFGLSLKAYSNILRCFASYRHIKNGQLYPQQNYFDQSHFIKQIVKHTGQNPSELHQNKNDRFLQLATMVEK, from the coding sequence ATGATATATAGAGAATTTGTACCTAACAGCATGATCCATGATTATGTGAAATGTTATTGGCAGTTTGACAATTCTACAAACAAGGAGTTTGAATTCACTATTTTACCTGACGGCTGTTTCGACTTGATTATTTCACTCGACAACCATTCTGTTCAGTCTATTTCTTTAACAGGTCTCTGGACAAAACAAATTGATGTTTTAATTGCTCCTAACACCTTTTTATTCGCTGTTAGGTTTAAGCTTCTAGCAGCAGAGTATTTATTGCAGCTAACTATTTCGAAGTTGTTAAATACGGAACTAGTCCTTCAGAACGATTTCTGGCAACTAGACAGTTTACATTTCAAAGATAAGGAAGCGGTTGTTGAGGTTTTAAACAACTTACTACTGTCTAAGTTAGGGAACGGTAAAGGAATTGATAGCAGAAAGCAAAATTTGTTTAACCTCCTTTATGATTCCAATGGCAACTTAACTGTTGAAGAGTATTCAAAAAATGTTTCCTGGCCAAGCCGACAAATCAACCGTTACTTTAATGAGAGGTTTGGGCTATCTCTAAAAGCCTACAGTAATATTTTAAGATGCTTTGCTTCTTATAGGCATATTAAAAATGGTCAGCTATATCCACAACAAAATTACTTTGACCAATCCCACTTTATAAAACAAATTGTGAAGCATACAGGACAAAATCCAAGCGAACTTCACCAAAACAAAAACGACCGATTTTTACAATTGGCCACGATGGTTGAAAAGTAG
- a CDS encoding VOC family protein — protein sequence MKFNNIRLLVNDFDKCFTFYNDTLGLECTWGKLGDNFASFDAGYSSVIALFSADLMSTAVNSAEASKNEKVQDKFAIVVQVDNVDETYKALQNKGVRFITEPKDMTAWGIRVAHFRDPENNLLEIFQDLPKDRWDKE from the coding sequence ATGAAATTTAACAACATCAGACTATTAGTCAATGACTTTGACAAGTGCTTCACTTTTTACAATGACACCCTTGGTTTAGAGTGCACCTGGGGAAAACTGGGCGACAACTTTGCAAGCTTTGATGCAGGCTATTCTTCAGTTATTGCTCTGTTTTCCGCTGACCTTATGAGTACAGCTGTTAATAGTGCAGAGGCATCTAAGAATGAAAAGGTGCAAGACAAATTTGCAATCGTTGTTCAAGTTGATAACGTCGACGAGACATACAAAGCCCTACAAAACAAGGGCGTGAGATTTATAACGGAACCCAAAGACATGACAGCGTGGGGAATACGTGTAGCTCATTTTAGAGACCCAGAAAATAATTTACTCGAAATCTTCCAAGACCTGCCAAAAGACAGGTGGGACAAGGAATAA
- a CDS encoding nuclear transport factor 2 family protein: protein MRINEVADRIALKELIDTISILGDKKDFESQVQLFSENALSETIADGKTILKVEGRKEMAQAFGKFLQDMETVYHFNSQQVVEIDGDSATGKHYCLITLIGSSNGKRVKTTIGATYEDDYIRVHHKWLVSKRVGCFKWQDEAEIKS, encoded by the coding sequence ATGCGTATAAATGAAGTAGCAGACAGAATTGCTTTGAAGGAACTCATTGATACTATTTCAATCCTGGGAGATAAAAAAGATTTTGAGAGCCAAGTGCAACTGTTCTCTGAAAATGCCCTATCTGAAACCATAGCAGATGGAAAAACAATTCTTAAGGTAGAAGGCAGGAAAGAAATGGCGCAGGCCTTTGGGAAATTCCTTCAGGATATGGAAACCGTGTATCATTTCAATAGTCAGCAGGTGGTTGAAATCGATGGGGATAGCGCCACAGGAAAACATTATTGTTTAATTACGCTAATAGGGAGCAGTAACGGTAAAAGAGTTAAGACCACGATTGGTGCTACCTACGAAGACGACTACATTCGGGTGCATCATAAATGGTTAGTTTCCAAAAGGGTAGGTTGTTTTAAGTGGCAGGATGAAGCGGAGATCAAGTCCTGA
- a CDS encoding NADP-dependent oxidoreductase, with translation MSLELENGRPTVMKAVRQHEFGGPEVLRYEDAPVPEVKKGEVLVKVKAIGLNPPDWYLRDGYKMLPPEWQPKVPFPVILGTDISGVIVEVGEDVKEFSVGDEVYAMVRFPSYGQSQAYAAYVSVPAEEVALKPNKIDFVQAAAAPMSLLTAWQFLIDLGHKEPNPLQPNLHEPVPVAGKKVLVNGAGGGVGHFVLQLAKWKGAYVIAVASGKQESILRELGADEFIDYTKNNAEDVVADLDLVVDAVGGPTTGRFLKTLKRGGALFPIFPLGFSGAEEAERLGVRVSATQVRSNGSQLSELADLLDKGTIKVVIDSVFPLADARKAHERAAEGHIQGKIVLTIQ, from the coding sequence ATGAGTTTAGAACTGGAAAATGGCAGACCTACTGTAATGAAAGCAGTCAGGCAACACGAATTTGGCGGCCCAGAAGTGCTTCGCTATGAAGATGCACCAGTCCCGGAAGTAAAAAAAGGAGAAGTTTTAGTTAAAGTGAAAGCGATTGGGCTAAATCCTCCCGACTGGTATTTACGTGACGGATATAAAATGCTACCCCCGGAATGGCAGCCCAAAGTACCGTTTCCTGTTATTCTTGGTACCGATATTTCAGGTGTAATTGTTGAAGTGGGGGAAGATGTAAAGGAGTTTTCTGTTGGTGATGAAGTGTATGCCATGGTACGGTTTCCCAGTTACGGGCAGAGCCAGGCATATGCAGCATATGTTAGTGTGCCCGCCGAAGAAGTAGCGTTGAAGCCAAATAAGATCGATTTTGTTCAAGCGGCTGCTGCCCCTATGTCCTTACTTACTGCCTGGCAGTTTCTAATTGACCTTGGCCATAAAGAACCGAATCCACTTCAACCTAATTTACACGAACCTGTTCCGGTGGCGGGAAAGAAAGTTCTTGTAAATGGAGCTGGTGGCGGAGTAGGGCATTTTGTATTGCAACTGGCAAAATGGAAAGGGGCATATGTTATTGCCGTTGCCTCAGGAAAGCAGGAAAGCATTTTGCGTGAACTTGGTGCTGATGAATTCATTGACTACACCAAAAACAACGCGGAAGATGTTGTAGCTGATCTCGATTTGGTTGTTGATGCTGTTGGGGGCCCTACCACTGGCCGCTTCTTAAAAACACTAAAAAGAGGAGGTGCCTTATTCCCAATTTTCCCTCTAGGTTTTTCCGGTGCTGAAGAAGCCGAAAGATTGGGTGTCAGGGTATCTGCCACCCAAGTACGTTCAAACGGCTCCCAGCTTTCAGAGCTTGCTGATTTGCTCGATAAGGGCACCATTAAAGTTGTTATAGACAGTGTTTTTCCGTTAGCTGATGCCCGTAAAGCGCACGAAAGAGCGGCAGAAGGGCATATACAGGGGAAAATAGTACTTACTATTCAGTAA
- a CDS encoding winged helix-turn-helix transcriptional regulator yields the protein MQKKEKACPEVATCSVDYAFKRIGGKYKGRILWYLHEHAILRYGELNRTLPDITTKMLTQTLRELEADNLIDRKVYLEVPPKVEYTLTEVGKELIPFISYLKEWGDKQIEAEKTKAK from the coding sequence ATGCAAAAGAAAGAGAAAGCTTGTCCAGAGGTTGCAACTTGTTCTGTTGATTACGCCTTTAAGCGGATTGGCGGAAAATACAAAGGCAGAATCTTATGGTATTTGCATGAGCACGCTATACTGCGTTATGGCGAGTTAAACAGAACGCTGCCTGACATCACTACTAAAATGCTGACACAAACCTTAAGGGAATTAGAAGCAGACAACCTAATTGACCGGAAAGTATATCTCGAAGTTCCGCCCAAAGTAGAATACACATTGACCGAAGTGGGCAAAGAGCTTATCCCCTTTATCAGTTACTTAAAAGAATGGGGCGACAAACAGATTGAAGCGGAAAAGACAAAAGCGAAATAA
- a CDS encoding acetolactate decarboxylase translates to MTLFAAFSCATPPNTDDNFKVEHRGALKNIMHKGDISAQADLTDFKNTQHFYALGAMENLKGEILILDSKPFISSVQDQELAISNSFDHKAALLVYASVDKWTSFTIPDNISTYEDLEKYVEQTAEESGVNIDEPFPFLIEGQVNSFDWHVINWKDGDTAHSHEKHINSGLRGTLTDQAVEILGFYSNSHHAIFTHHTTNMHLHIKTADSKTSGHLDGLTLGQGMTLKLPNSN, encoded by the coding sequence ATGACACTCTTCGCAGCATTCTCTTGCGCGACACCTCCCAACACGGACGACAACTTCAAAGTAGAGCATAGAGGGGCTTTGAAAAACATCATGCACAAAGGCGACATTTCAGCCCAAGCGGACCTGACTGACTTTAAAAACACGCAGCACTTCTATGCCCTTGGAGCGATGGAAAACTTAAAAGGCGAAATCCTCATCCTTGACAGTAAACCCTTCATTTCATCAGTACAAGACCAGGAACTGGCTATCAGCAACTCCTTTGATCATAAAGCAGCTTTGTTGGTGTACGCCTCCGTCGATAAGTGGACAAGCTTTACCATTCCTGACAACATATCCACGTATGAGGACTTAGAAAAATACGTGGAGCAAACCGCAGAAGAGAGTGGCGTCAACATAGACGAGCCATTCCCATTCCTCATTGAAGGGCAGGTAAATTCGTTCGACTGGCACGTAATTAACTGGAAAGACGGAGACACGGCACACTCACACGAGAAACACATCAACTCCGGGCTTCGTGGCACATTGACTGACCAGGCTGTTGAAATACTTGGCTTTTACTCCAACAGCCACCACGCAATCTTTACGCACCACACAACAAACATGCACTTACACATAAAAACGGCAGACAGTAAAACATCAGGGCATCTAGACGGACTAACCCTGGGACAGGGAATGACACTGAAACTACCCAACAGTAACTAA
- the arr gene encoding NAD(+)--rifampin ADP-ribosyltransferase — MEQSRNEEKPLEPAKEQSATQFYHGTKADLKPGDLIEPGFTSNYGKRKKASYVYLTATMDAAVWGAELALGEGRGRIYIVEPTGLIEDDPNLTDKKYPGNPTKSYRSRDPLRVSGEVKDWQGHSPEQLQSMKEHLEHLKQLGIEAIED; from the coding sequence ATGGAACAGAGTAGAAATGAGGAAAAGCCATTGGAGCCAGCCAAGGAGCAAAGCGCGACGCAGTTCTACCATGGCACAAAAGCCGACCTGAAGCCCGGGGACCTGATAGAACCCGGCTTTACGTCAAACTACGGTAAGAGAAAGAAAGCCTCCTACGTCTACCTGACCGCCACCATGGATGCCGCTGTTTGGGGCGCCGAACTTGCCTTGGGCGAAGGGCGCGGCAGAATATACATAGTTGAACCGACTGGCCTAATTGAAGACGATCCCAACTTAACGGATAAAAAGTACCCGGGCAACCCGACCAAGTCCTACCGCTCCCGGGACCCGCTTCGGGTGTCTGGAGAAGTTAAGGATTGGCAGGGGCACTCTCCAGAACAGCTCCAGAGCATGAAGGAACACCTGGAGCATCTAAAGCAACTTGGTATCGAGGCAATCGAAGACTGA
- a CDS encoding helix-turn-helix domain-containing protein gives MQPDSIYYQIREPESTLTDFVESFWVLTNRSDKANNIVVLPDGRVDIMFSMSPTEPFHASLIGIESKAEQVVFQAHTTIFAASLKLPAIEFLFDAGIAALLDSARVLPEGFWNIQADDLLDFDSFCAKLNGQLSQVFSPVQHDPRKQKLFHLLYASNGALSVQELSDRACWSSRQINRYFNQYFGLSLKAYCNILRFRASLPQIKEGKFFPERDFADQPHFIREIKKFSGVSPKELSQNKNDRFIQFSLLGRK, from the coding sequence ATGCAACCAGACTCTATCTACTATCAAATTAGAGAACCAGAAAGTACCCTTACAGATTTTGTAGAGAGCTTTTGGGTGCTCACCAACCGTTCGGACAAAGCAAACAACATTGTCGTGCTGCCCGACGGAAGAGTAGACATCATGTTTTCCATGTCGCCCACCGAGCCTTTTCACGCTTCGCTGATAGGTATAGAAAGCAAAGCCGAACAGGTAGTTTTTCAGGCTCACACCACCATTTTTGCTGCAAGCCTTAAGTTGCCCGCAATCGAGTTTCTTTTTGATGCAGGCATTGCAGCCCTACTTGATTCGGCGAGGGTGCTGCCCGAAGGCTTTTGGAATATTCAGGCTGATGACCTGCTTGACTTCGATAGCTTCTGCGCCAAGCTGAATGGGCAGCTTTCCCAAGTGTTCTCCCCTGTTCAGCACGACCCCAGGAAGCAGAAACTCTTCCACCTGCTCTACGCCTCAAATGGAGCGCTGAGTGTTCAGGAGTTATCTGACCGAGCCTGTTGGAGCAGCAGGCAGATCAACCGGTACTTTAACCAATACTTCGGCCTTTCTTTAAAAGCGTACTGCAACATCCTGCGCTTCCGGGCTTCCCTTCCTCAAATCAAAGAAGGCAAATTCTTTCCGGAGCGTGATTTCGCCGACCAGCCCCACTTCATCCGCGAAATCAAGAAATTCTCAGGCGTCTCACCTAAAGAGCTAAGCCAAAACAAAAACGACCGATTTATTCAATTTTCCCTTCTTGGCCGGAAATAA
- a CDS encoding FAD-dependent oxidoreductase, producing the protein MMEKEQKAMENIPVLVIGGSLVGLSAAVFLAWQNVPVIVIEKHKGSHPHPRAVGYPERTMELYRAVGIEKFIPQVSGDFKLRRAKVDSLAGQVVEETDWTPPQKARAAAEVKEYSPVKGAAIAQDNLEPVLRKRAVELGANLRLGTELLRFEQDNDSVTAFVRERESGKTDEIRAQYMIAADGSASPVREALKLKRKGRGLMHSVRSVLFRAPLEEYLEQGISQFEIEQPGLKAFLTTYRDGRWVLMFTDDVERDENETMEAIQKAIGRTDLPIEIITHGRWDLTALIAEEFKAGRVFLAGDAAHTLPPTRGGFGANTGIHDVHNLAWKLAAVLSGSSTPGLLDTYHSERWPVAWSRYQQTFIRPDYAKHAKAEDLEGVEMHDNVSMELGQLYRSEAVLGVSEELPEAARPDEWNGQPGTRAPHLWVE; encoded by the coding sequence ATGATGGAAAAAGAACAGAAAGCAATGGAGAACATTCCGGTTCTCGTCATAGGAGGCTCCTTGGTTGGTCTCTCTGCAGCAGTTTTTCTGGCTTGGCAAAATGTGCCGGTTATAGTCATTGAAAAGCATAAAGGCAGCCATCCGCACCCAAGAGCCGTGGGTTACCCCGAGCGAACCATGGAGCTTTACCGGGCCGTGGGCATCGAAAAATTCATCCCTCAGGTTTCCGGCGATTTCAAACTACGCAGGGCTAAAGTAGACAGCTTAGCCGGGCAAGTAGTTGAGGAAACAGACTGGACCCCACCGCAAAAAGCAAGAGCAGCAGCGGAGGTAAAGGAATACTCCCCGGTGAAAGGAGCCGCCATTGCCCAGGATAATCTGGAGCCGGTACTACGAAAGCGAGCCGTAGAACTGGGAGCTAACTTAAGATTAGGCACGGAACTGCTCCGCTTTGAGCAGGACAACGATAGTGTTACTGCATTTGTCCGCGAAAGGGAAAGCGGCAAAACGGACGAAATCAGAGCACAGTATATGATTGCTGCCGATGGCAGTGCCAGCCCGGTGCGTGAAGCACTAAAGCTTAAAAGAAAAGGGCGGGGCTTGATGCACAGCGTACGAAGCGTTCTATTCCGGGCACCACTGGAGGAGTACCTGGAACAGGGAATCTCACAGTTTGAAATTGAACAGCCCGGGCTGAAGGCCTTCTTAACCACGTACCGCGACGGACGCTGGGTGTTGATGTTTACCGATGATGTGGAGCGGGATGAGAATGAAACGATGGAAGCCATCCAAAAGGCCATCGGCCGGACCGACCTCCCCATTGAGATCATTACCCACGGCCGCTGGGATTTGACAGCGTTGATTGCCGAAGAGTTTAAGGCAGGAAGGGTTTTTCTGGCCGGGGATGCCGCCCATACCCTCCCGCCAACGCGTGGTGGCTTCGGGGCTAACACCGGCATCCACGATGTGCACAACCTCGCCTGGAAGCTGGCAGCCGTGCTTTCGGGCAGCTCCACCCCCGGTTTGCTGGATACCTACCACTCCGAAAGGTGGCCCGTTGCCTGGAGCAGGTATCAGCAAACGTTTATCAGGCCCGACTATGCGAAGCATGCCAAAGCCGAAGACTTAGAGGGAGTAGAAATGCACGACAATGTGAGTATGGAGTTGGGGCAGCTATACCGATCCGAGGCTGTACTGGGCGTAAGTGAAGAACTACCCGAGGCTGCACGGCCCGACGAGTGGAATGGCCAGCCCGGCACCCGTGCGCCGCACCTGTGGGTAGAGTAG
- a CDS encoding DUF4136 domain-containing protein, translating to MTKLCFLLCLLLAVVASCSPTRVLETDAAPGFHLSEYKTFDFYDIDASGDALQPYSEQLEFLKQEITQRLEQRGLSRSSSNPDLKINLGVVVAEKVQTRETSILTDPPYYMGQRRYSWQTREVEVGRYQQGTLSMHLVDNAQNELVWQGAAEGVLPDDNSAKVRKRISEGVQKLVEELPQ from the coding sequence ATGACAAAGCTTTGTTTCCTACTTTGCCTCCTGCTGGCAGTCGTGGCTTCCTGTTCTCCTACGCGAGTGCTGGAGACGGATGCCGCGCCGGGTTTTCACCTGTCCGAGTACAAAACTTTTGACTTCTACGATATAGACGCCAGTGGCGATGCCCTGCAGCCTTACTCTGAGCAGCTCGAGTTCCTGAAGCAGGAGATTACACAGCGGTTGGAGCAGCGCGGCCTTTCCCGCAGCTCTTCAAACCCGGACCTGAAAATAAACCTGGGGGTGGTAGTGGCTGAGAAAGTGCAGACCCGGGAAACCAGCATCCTGACTGACCCTCCGTATTACATGGGGCAGCGCCGCTACAGCTGGCAAACTCGTGAGGTGGAGGTCGGCCGCTATCAGCAGGGGACGCTGTCGATGCACCTGGTTGACAACGCCCAAAATGAGTTGGTGTGGCAAGGGGCCGCCGAAGGAGTGTTGCCGGACGATAACAGCGCCAAAGTTCGCAAGCGGATCAGCGAGGGCGTGCAGAAACTGGTGGAGGAGCTTCCGCAGTAA
- a CDS encoding STAS domain-containing protein codes for MNNTAQLLQNNKKRILETWMQNQLADEALRDDLISNEELRRQSEDLLSGLASATATGNTENIYAPEYESVVEILSDISITRARQGFSPRETGMYVLSLKRAISSVMEEKMADQPEQLYKELNTLHGLLDNLSMITFDTFIKGREEVILRQNDEINEISTPVIRVWEGILALPIIGTLDSARTQVVMENLLQEIVNTGSSIAILDISGVPAVDSLVAQHLIKTVSATRLMGAECIISGIRAEIAQTIVHLGIDLSNINTKATLASALQVAFSMRGVEVRKTNKGSALSLLK; via the coding sequence ATGAACAATACTGCGCAACTGTTACAGAACAACAAGAAAAGAATCCTGGAAACCTGGATGCAGAACCAACTAGCTGACGAGGCTCTGCGCGATGATCTTATCTCAAATGAGGAGCTTCGCCGCCAGTCAGAGGACCTGCTAAGTGGTTTGGCTTCTGCAACAGCCACCGGGAATACAGAAAATATTTATGCCCCCGAGTATGAGTCCGTTGTTGAGATTCTTTCCGACATCTCTATTACCCGGGCGCGCCAGGGCTTCAGCCCACGCGAAACAGGCATGTATGTGCTGAGCCTGAAGCGTGCCATCAGCAGTGTGATGGAAGAGAAAATGGCCGACCAGCCGGAGCAGCTTTACAAGGAGCTGAATACCTTGCACGGCCTGCTCGACAACCTGAGCATGATCACGTTCGATACCTTCATCAAAGGCCGCGAAGAAGTTATTCTGCGCCAGAACGACGAGATAAACGAAATCTCCACGCCGGTTATACGTGTGTGGGAGGGTATCCTGGCCCTGCCGATCATCGGCACGCTGGACAGCGCCCGCACCCAGGTGGTAATGGAAAACCTGCTGCAGGAAATCGTAAACACAGGCAGCAGCATCGCCATACTTGATATCTCCGGTGTTCCGGCGGTAGACTCACTGGTGGCACAACACCTGATCAAGACCGTTAGCGCCACGCGCCTAATGGGTGCTGAGTGTATTATCAGCGGTATACGCGCCGAAATCGCTCAGACGATCGTGCACCTGGGTATCGACCTGTCTAACATCAACACAAAAGCTACGCTGGCCAGCGCACTGCAGGTTGCCTTCAGCATGCGTGGCGTGGAAGTAAGAAAAACAAACAAAGGCTCTGCGCTTAGCCTGTTGAAATAG